The genomic stretch TAAAAAAACTCCCCCAAGGAGACGTATTGTTTACCCCGATCGCCGCTTCTGATTTCAAAACGCGCCTTTCCGATAAGCTCTGAAGCACCATGGCTAAGGCAAGAGACATCACAAAAAACAAAATAGCAAATCTAAAATTTTTTCGACCAATTTTTTTGTGAAAAACCATTTTCTATCTCCTATCTCGCCTTTTAAACTACTAATACTAGATAAATAATATTTCCTTCATACTAAAAGTCAAGCCCAGATATCACCCTATCTTTGCAACTTCTTCTGCCACCACCTTTGGCAATTCAAAGCTCGACACATCCAAAAATCCCCTCACAATCATCCCCGAGGCTTCTTTCTCACTTAATCCCCGAGTCTGTAAATATTCAATTTGATCTCTCGAAATCCGTCCGATTGATGCCTCATGGGTCATCTCCAAATCCGCCAATCTTGCCTCAATTTCGGGAATCGCCACAATCAATCCCTTTTCTGAAGTCATCAAGCCGTTGCATTCCAAATGAGCCCTGATCCCGCTAGCATTCCCCACTAACTTTCCTCTGTTATAGATTGATGCATTGTCACAGACTATTTTACTCACAATCTCCCCGCTCGAATTCTCTCCATTAAGTTCAATCCGCGCTCCGGTATCAATCACACTCCCCGGATGTCCAAAAATCACGCTATTAAATACCGCCCGGCTGTCTTTCCCCTCCAGTATACATTTGGGATACATTTGAATATCAGAAACCGGGTTCAAACACACGTAATTAGACACAAAGCTTCCCCCCTGTGCCACCTTTATTACCGTCCGCGGTCTCACCACCGCTGTTTTATCCCAATTATGAATCATGGTAAACACCACCTTCGCATTTTTCCCCACATATATTTCCGTAATTCCCAAATGTTTCGCCCCCTCAACTTTCTCGCCTGTCAGGCACCCGGTCACCACCCTCAGCTCAGAATTGTCCTCGGCTACGATAATGTTATGGATTTTCTGGACAAATTTACTCCGGCTAACATACAAACAAGTCTGCACCGGCAACTTTGACTTAACTCCTTTTTTTGTTTTTATAAAATAGCCATTATGAAGATCCCCAAAAACATCCCGGGTGTATTCATCTTTTTG from Candidatus Shapirobacteria bacterium encodes the following:
- a CDS encoding SufD family Fe-S cluster assembly protein yields the protein MNKIMQTGIDLEKDDVSGTLMVENEELKCGFSKQEGVTVANISRAIEDGLAKDYWWQLIDPQKDEYTRDVFGDLHNGYFIKTKKGVKSKLPVQTCLYVSRSKFVQKIHNIIVAEDNSELRVVTGCLTGEKVEGAKHLGITEIYVGKNAKVVFTMIHNWDKTAVVRPRTVIKVAQGGSFVSNYVCLNPVSDIQMYPKCILEGKDSRAVFNSVIFGHPGSVIDTGARIELNGENSSGEIVSKIVCDNASIYNRGKLVGNASGIRAHLECNGLMTSEKGLIVAIPEIEARLADLEMTHEASIGRISRDQIEYLQTRGLSEKEASGMIVRGFLDVSSFELPKVVAEEVAKIG